ATGTGGCAAAACTTTGAGGGGAATTATTATAATGTACTACATGTTTTTGGGTTTTATGGGGAAATCTGGGAGTATCATCCCATCCGATAGAAGCATTTGGAAAATAAGGTATGGAGAGTTCGCTTTCCCATCTGTTTAGCCGTTCCATGGCTTGTGTTCCCCAGAGAATATAATCTTCCGGGTGGGGGCCGCTCCAATTGTATTGTGTAGCGCTATTTGCACCCAATTTCTCCATGCGTTCTATAATTTCTTTGTTTGGATGACTGGCGGTTAATTGAATATGCAGATCAGGAAAACCTGCTTTTTTTGTTTCTTCCCGGAAATAATCCAAAGCCTTTTTTGCCCCTTCTACATCCCCAAAACTTTCGATTAGTTTGTGAATACTAAATATAGAAAATACAGGGCATCCGTCAATTTTTAAATAATTATGTTTTTTGAAATATTGTTTGATGACCCTATCGACTATTATTTTGAAATTTTTCCAGTCAACAGAGGCATCCCAAAGTAAAGAATGATCATCTTTATGTAGGTGTACATTCCAGTAGTTTCTTTTTACATCATGGTTGGCCCACATCAAATAGAAATACATTTTTTCATTATTTTTTGCCTTGAGGAATCCATCATTAAGGCAACTTTCCAGGAACGGACCTTCATCATACCAGTACCAATCAAAAATAAAAACATTGACCCCATGATCCGTTGCCGCATTGATCCATTTTTCCATTACTTTGGGATCATTATCGGGTTCATATCCCCATAGTGGTATTTTGGGTTGGTAGTGTCCTTCAAAACGCGGATCCCCTTTTTGGATCACTTCCCATTCTCCTTTGCCTTCCGGCCATAAATGCTCACGTCCTTTAGGATCATCATGGCAGGACGGCCAGATATAGGCAGCAACATAATAATCCTGTGAAGGGTTATTTTTCGTATCTTGGATATGATGGGAATTGCATCCCCCAAAATAAAAGATACAAATGAAAAATAAGATATTCCGTTTTATGTGTTTCATTATTATTTAGATATGGTATTTTTTACAAAAATTGCCCTTCTTCTTTAAGCCTTTTCCTGAGATTTTGGATATCAATTTTATGCACATCATTTTTAGATTGCTGAATAGCATGCATTGCAGCCATTCCGGTAGCTTCACCTGTTACCAGGCATGGAGGCATTACTCTGAGGCTGCCGTGTGCATAATGATCTGTGGATATACATCTGCCTGCCACTAAAACATTTTTTAATCCGACAGGTGTCAGGCTTCGGTAAGGAATGCCATGTGATTCGCCTTTGCCATAACGAGGATATTTGTTGGCGTCTTTTTTATGTACATCTATGTAGTAGGCATTTCTTCCGATACTGTCATCGAAATTTCTTCTTGCCTGCCAGTCTTCCAGTGTAAAAGTATAGTCACATTTGATACGTCTGCTTTCCCGTATCCCCATTAATGCCCCTGTTCCAGCCAAATAGGAAGAAGCAAATATTTGCGGCGTAAATTCTTTCATCCCTTCATGAAATTGTCTGGCTACTTTCCTTCCTTTCATCATGGCTTCTGTAAGCGAAGCCGGATCAAGGCTATTTACAGTTACATGTCCGGCATTGAAGGCCAGATATGCCGGACCGGCCTGTTTGTCGTTTATGTGAAGATCATTCACCAAATCATATTTTTCGGATTCGATCATCTTAAATACGGGACTATCTCTTCTGCTACTCTGGACTGTACCAACCAGAGAGAAATAATAAGGATCAATATTGGATACTGTGAAACAAAGAGTGCCTTGCTGGACAGCACCGTTTTCGTCTCCTAAATCAAAATTTGCACCGGCCCATGCAGCCAGGTCACCATCCCCGGTACAATCAATAAAAACTTTTGCTTTATAAGCGGTTAACCCTGATTTATTGGCAACAATAACTGCATCTACCGTATTTTTATCTTTCATTTCTACTGCGGCCAGACTGCTGAAAAGCAATACAGAAACCCCTTGTGATATAACTAAGTCGTCATATACGACTTTTAAGTGCTCTGTATTGATCGGCACCCAGTCGTTTCCTTTTACATGAGGTACCCCTTTTTTAGATTCCAGAAATACTTTTTCGGCTATTCCTTTATAAATAATTTTTTCTTTATCAGTAAAAGGACACCATGCGTTTAGTAACCCTGATGTTCCCATTCCCCCGAGGGCTCCGGTACTTTCGAC
The Bacteroidales bacterium DNA segment above includes these coding regions:
- a CDS encoding FAD-dependent oxidoreductase, producing the protein MGNRRDFLKKTGLITITATISTGLAANTLASKENPLSLKKTKIAVDNSWDVIVVGGGPAGCAAATAAAREGARTLLVESTGALGGMGTSGLLNAWCPFTDKEKIIYKGIAEKVFLESKKGVPHVKGNDWVPINTEHLKVVYDDLVISQGVSVLLFSSLAAVEMKDKNTVDAVIVANKSGLTAYKAKVFIDCTGDGDLAAWAGANFDLGDENGAVQQGTLCFTVSNIDPYYFSLVGTVQSSRRDSPVFKMIESEKYDLVNDLHINDKQAGPAYLAFNAGHVTVNSLDPASLTEAMMKGRKVARQFHEGMKEFTPQIFASSYLAGTGALMGIRESRRIKCDYTFTLEDWQARRNFDDSIGRNAYYIDVHKKDANKYPRYGKGESHGIPYRSLTPVGLKNVLVAGRCISTDHYAHGSLRVMPPCLVTGEATGMAAMHAIQQSKNDVHKIDIQNLRKRLKEEGQFL
- a CDS encoding glycoside hydrolase family 99-like domain-containing protein, translated to MKHIKRNILFFICIFYFGGCNSHHIQDTKNNPSQDYYVAAYIWPSCHDDPKGREHLWPEGKGEWEVIQKGDPRFEGHYQPKIPLWGYEPDNDPKVMEKWINAATDHGVNVFIFDWYWYDEGPFLESCLNDGFLKAKNNEKMYFYLMWANHDVKRNYWNVHLHKDDHSLLWDASVDWKNFKIIVDRVIKQYFKKHNYLKIDGCPVFSIFSIHKLIESFGDVEGAKKALDYFREETKKAGFPDLHIQLTASHPNKEIIERMEKLGANSATQYNWSGPHPEDYILWGTQAMERLNRWESELSIPYFPNASIGWDDTPRFPHKTQKHVVHYNNSPQSFATFLQKAKEYCDNHPDQPKLITVFSWNEWVEGGYLLPDMKYGFGYLEAVKDVMTGKYDQYKK